A portion of the Staphylococcus felis genome contains these proteins:
- a CDS encoding YagU family protein: MFILLYAGVIGGLLSGIVKLGWEVMFPPRTPERNATNPPQELLQQLGFSSDFTHQTYTFSDMSLPWVSFIVHFSFSIVIAIIYCFLVKKYAYMAMGQGAVFGIAVWILFHLIIMPITHTVPAIWDQPFHEHLSELFGHIVWMITIDYVRQLFIYRYQLD; this comes from the coding sequence GTGTTTATATTGCTTTACGCTGGAGTTATAGGGGGATTGCTTTCTGGTATTGTGAAATTAGGTTGGGAAGTTATGTTTCCGCCACGTACACCAGAACGTAATGCGACAAACCCACCTCAAGAGTTATTACAACAATTAGGATTCAGTAGTGACTTTACACATCAAACCTATACTTTTTCAGATATGTCATTGCCTTGGGTTAGTTTTATTGTCCATTTTAGCTTTTCGATTGTAATAGCGATTATTTATTGTTTTCTAGTTAAAAAGTATGCATACATGGCTATGGGACAAGGTGCGGTTTTTGGTATTGCTGTTTGGATATTATTTCACCTCATCATTATGCCAATTACACATACAGTGCCAGCTATTTGGGATCAGCCTTTCCATGAACACCTTTCTGAATTATTTGGGCATATCGTTTGGATGATTACAATTGATTATGTTCGACAGCTCTTTATTTATCGCTACCAATTGGATTAA
- a CDS encoding fibrinogen-binding adhesin SdrG C-terminal domain-containing protein codes for MARQNKSKNSRLDFLPNRANKYAIRRFTVGTASILIGSILFLGTNQNEAKAAEASSTSDQVGATAGQGEASTNNAVETGTGEVPENNTEEATKQSAGEAPESNTEEVKEPVEEQTSVNNIEETEPVVSETPKNNTGEVAKPSAQETSENSPQENVAPSTDNNTPQPVNAQSERTALRTADAVPAAAPSGELVNSKIKVNDFNFDNKPINPNRSGFTNLSTTFNVEGTVREGDYFTFVLPQNLTGDGDVDYSNLNNTMTLPDLLNANGEVVAKGSYNTENKTGTYTFTDYVNNKNNVSGQFKLPIFTDRKNTPYSGTYPLDFDIAGKHYQSEIKIDYGSPAQGMPGTNGANITSFITEIDMNSGKNEYKQSIYVNPKGNSLYNTLVKIQGYHDDPTKSSTTINLKDTKLKIYEVVDNSKITDSYYVDPTNANYKDVTDSFAGRIRTNGDNALLIDFGDINKTYIITVDGKYDNSKNNLKTRVSEVNTDAYGRNTNGYYWDNENYLEQGSGTADGEEGDADADADADADADADADADADADADADADADADADADADADADADADADADADADADADADADADADADADADADADADADADADADADADADADADADADADADADADADADADADADADADADADADADADADADADADADADADADADADADADADADADADADADADADADADADADADADADADADADKALPDTGGNAGKNTTLFGALFAGLGSLLLVGRRKRRKE; via the coding sequence ATGGCAAGACAAAATAAATCAAAAAATAGTCGCTTAGATTTTTTACCTAATCGAGCGAACAAATACGCTATCCGTCGATTTACTGTAGGAACAGCGTCAATTTTAATTGGATCAATTTTATTTTTAGGTACAAATCAAAATGAAGCGAAGGCTGCCGAAGCTTCAAGTACGAGCGACCAAGTTGGTGCGACAGCAGGACAAGGTGAAGCATCAACAAATAATGCAGTGGAAACAGGTACAGGGGAAGTACCAGAAAACAATACAGAAGAAGCAACGAAACAAAGTGCAGGGGAAGCACCTGAAAGTAATACGGAAGAAGTAAAAGAACCAGTTGAAGAGCAAACATCTGTTAATAATATAGAAGAAACAGAGCCAGTTGTAAGTGAAACACCAAAAAATAATACAGGAGAAGTGGCGAAACCAAGTGCACAAGAAACATCAGAGAATAGCCCACAAGAAAACGTAGCACCAAGTACAGACAATAACACACCACAACCTGTCAATGCTCAAAGTGAGAGAACTGCTTTGCGTACGGCCGATGCAGTACCAGCTGCAGCGCCATCGGGTGAACTTGTGAACAGTAAGATTAAGGTAAACGACTTTAATTTTGATAATAAACCGATTAACCCGAATAGAAGTGGTTTTACTAATTTAAGTACTACTTTTAATGTCGAAGGAACAGTAAGAGAAGGAGATTACTTTACATTTGTATTACCTCAAAATTTAACAGGAGATGGGGATGTCGATTATTCAAATTTAAATAATACAATGACGCTTCCTGATTTGTTAAATGCTAACGGTGAAGTGGTAGCTAAAGGTTCTTACAATACTGAGAATAAAACAGGAACATATACTTTTACTGATTATGTCAATAATAAAAATAATGTATCTGGGCAATTTAAATTGCCAATCTTTACAGACCGTAAGAATACACCGTATAGTGGTACGTATCCATTAGATTTTGACATCGCTGGAAAGCATTATCAATCTGAAATTAAAATTGATTACGGTAGTCCAGCTCAAGGTATGCCTGGAACAAATGGTGCTAATATCACATCATTTATCACTGAAATTGATATGAACTCAGGGAAAAATGAATATAAACAGTCTATCTATGTTAATCCAAAGGGAAATAGTTTATACAATACTTTAGTCAAAATACAAGGCTATCATGATGATCCAACTAAAAGTAGTACAACTATAAACTTAAAAGATACAAAATTAAAGATTTATGAAGTTGTAGATAATTCTAAAATCACTGACAGTTATTATGTTGATCCAACTAACGCTAATTATAAAGATGTTACTGACAGTTTTGCAGGACGTATCAGAACGAATGGTGATAATGCGTTATTGATTGACTTTGGTGATATTAATAAAACGTACATCATTACTGTTGATGGTAAGTATGATAATAGTAAAAATAACCTAAAAACAAGAGTAAGTGAAGTAAACACTGATGCATATGGAAGAAATACGAATGGTTATTACTGGGATAATGAAAATTACCTAGAGCAAGGTTCTGGAACAGCTGATGGTGAAGAAGGTGATGCGGATGCTGACGCGGATGCCGATGCGGATGCCGATGCAGATGCCGACGCTGATGCTGATGCGGATGCTGACGCCGACGCCGACGCTGATGCGGATGCTGACGCGGATGCGGATGCTGATGCGGATGCTGACGCTGATGCGGATGCAGACGCTGATGCGGATGCCGATGCGGATGCCGACGCCGACGCGGATGCCGATGCGGATGCCGACGCCGACGCGGATGCCGATGCGGATGCGGATGCTGACGCCGACGCGGATGCCGATGCGGATGCTGACGCCGATGCGGATGCTGACGCTGATGCAGATGCAGATGCCGACGCCGATGCGGATGCGGATGCGGATGCTGATGCCGACGCCGATGCAGATGCTGACGCCGACGCGGATGCGGATGCCGATGCGGATGCGGACGCTGATGCGGATGCGGACGCTGATGCAGATGCCGACGCCGATGCCGACGCAGATGCAGATGCAGATGCCGATGCAGATGCCGATGCAGATGCAGATGCCGATGCAGATGCAGATGCAGATGCCGATGCGGATGCGGACGCGGACGCTGATGCGGATGCAGATGCAGACAAAGCATTGCCTGATACAGGTGGAAATGCAGGTAAAAATACGACATTATTTGGTGCGTTATTTGCGGGATTAGGTTCATTGTTACTCGTGGGACGCAGAAAACGTCGTAAAGAATAA
- a CDS encoding cryptochrome/photolyase family protein: MRLGVMLNRVFRLKHNPLFDEVISYQSEIEKLYVIVPIEDMSDAAEIKKNHYYEVVQGFIDALKHHHIHPFIVPYEGLAEFVRKYDLTHILMPNDIMSYHLDIYDYPHVKLAFEKRDIQLIGCRVNHYFRPGNTLNQKGEPYKVFTSFYRANRPQLMRHDKPLDSYKQIVQYAEKGTNETKIQWQQSQDMERRAREAWMHFLTEDITHYKVLTDDVSQSDVSRLGQYLAYGLIDIHEVINDLLDGYEADEVNYEAYLREIMFREFYYVLMTYYPNTATEAFSEKYRQMKWSHNEAHFEAWKKGQTGFPLVDAAMRKLNRTGYMHNRLRMVVSQFLTKHLFIDWTKGEAYFRQHLLDYDNASNVHGWQWSASTGTDTVPYFRMFNPIRQSERFDKNGYFIQSEVKELEGVSSKYIHEPTKYQKDLKTQYQIIIGTDYPKAIVDHQAAREYVMTQFKQL; the protein is encoded by the coding sequence ATGCGTTTAGGAGTTATGTTAAATCGAGTGTTTAGATTAAAGCATAATCCCTTATTTGATGAGGTTATTTCATACCAAAGTGAAATTGAAAAACTGTATGTCATTGTGCCTATTGAGGATATGTCGGATGCAGCAGAAATAAAGAAAAATCATTATTATGAGGTGGTTCAAGGGTTTATAGATGCTTTGAAGCACCATCATATTCACCCATTTATTGTCCCTTATGAGGGCTTAGCAGAATTTGTGAGAAAGTATGACCTCACGCATATTTTAATGCCGAATGATATTATGAGTTATCATTTAGATATTTATGATTATCCACACGTGAAGTTGGCGTTTGAAAAGCGTGATATTCAATTGATAGGATGCCGTGTGAATCATTATTTTCGACCTGGAAATACACTGAATCAAAAAGGTGAGCCGTATAAAGTGTTTACAAGTTTTTATCGTGCGAATCGTCCGCAACTGATGCGTCATGATAAGCCATTAGATTCATATAAACAGATTGTACAATATGCCGAAAAGGGGACGAATGAGACTAAGATACAATGGCAGCAATCACAGGATATGGAGCGTCGTGCACGTGAAGCGTGGATGCACTTTTTAACAGAGGATATCACGCACTATAAAGTGTTGACAGACGATGTTTCTCAAAGTGATGTGAGTCGGTTAGGTCAGTATTTAGCGTATGGGCTAATCGATATTCATGAGGTGATTAATGATTTATTAGACGGTTACGAAGCTGATGAAGTAAACTATGAGGCCTATTTACGTGAAATCATGTTTCGTGAATTTTATTACGTGTTGATGACTTATTATCCGAATACAGCGACAGAAGCTTTTTCTGAAAAGTATCGTCAAATGAAGTGGTCTCACAATGAAGCGCATTTTGAAGCTTGGAAAAAAGGTCAGACGGGTTTTCCTCTTGTCGATGCAGCGATGCGCAAATTGAATCGAACGGGGTATATGCATAATCGTTTGAGAATGGTGGTATCTCAATTTTTAACTAAGCATTTATTCATAGACTGGACGAAGGGGGAAGCGTATTTCCGTCAACATCTACTGGATTATGATAATGCTTCAAATGTACATGGTTGGCAGTGGTCTGCTTCAACAGGAACAGATACTGTGCCTTATTTTAGGATGTTCAATCCGATACGTCAAAGTGAGCGTTTTGACAAAAATGGCTATTTTATTCAGTCAGAAGTCAAAGAATTAGAAGGGGTTTCAAGTAAGTATATTCATGAGCCAACGAAATATCAAAAAGATCTTAAAACACAGTACCAAATCATAATCGGAACAGATTATCCTAAAGCGATTGTCGATCATCAAGCTGCCCGTGAATATGTCATGACACAGTTTAAGCAACTATAA
- a CDS encoding NAD(P)/FAD-dependent oxidoreductase → MKDVTIIGGGPAGLFASFYAGLRGLDVRIIDVQDKLGGKMNIYPEKIIWDIGGIAPKPCQYIIQDTIQQGLHFKPEVRLKTRVTNITKVGERHFRVTTDQGETYDSKAVIVAIGSGIVKPKSLNIQDASRYELTNLHYTVQSLKHFKGKNVLISGSGNTALDWARDLSGYAHHVTLVYRKSEISGYEAMDEVLKQCEVETKPSTQIKQLIGNTDRSRIEKVILEDTITGKTEAKQVDEVIINHGFDHENTLLADSNVEVEMFDEYRIKGFGDTSTNVPGLFACGDIIHHQAKAHLIASAFNDAATAANLAKTYIEPEADKEGFVSSHNTIFKAANQAVMHKYL, encoded by the coding sequence ATGAAAGATGTGACGATTATTGGTGGAGGTCCAGCAGGATTATTCGCAAGTTTTTATGCAGGGTTAAGAGGATTGGACGTTAGGATTATTGATGTACAAGATAAATTAGGGGGCAAAATGAATATTTATCCTGAGAAGATTATTTGGGATATTGGTGGTATTGCACCTAAGCCATGTCAATATATTATTCAGGATACGATACAACAAGGCTTACATTTTAAGCCGGAAGTCCGTCTAAAAACACGTGTTACAAACATAACGAAAGTGGGTGAACGGCATTTTAGAGTCACAACAGATCAAGGTGAGACCTACGATTCGAAAGCTGTGATTGTTGCGATTGGCAGCGGTATCGTCAAACCCAAATCGTTGAATATTCAGGATGCTTCAAGATATGAATTAACGAATTTACACTATACTGTCCAGTCTCTCAAACACTTTAAAGGAAAAAATGTTTTAATCTCTGGATCGGGTAATACTGCGCTTGACTGGGCGAGGGACTTGTCAGGGTATGCGCATCACGTCACGCTCGTATATCGTAAAAGTGAAATCAGTGGATATGAAGCTATGGATGAAGTGTTGAAGCAATGCGAAGTCGAAACGAAGCCTTCTACACAAATTAAACAATTAATAGGGAATACGGATCGTTCACGTATTGAAAAAGTGATTTTAGAAGACACAATAACAGGTAAAACAGAAGCAAAGCAAGTGGATGAAGTGATAATTAATCATGGTTTTGATCATGAAAATACGTTGTTAGCCGATTCGAATGTTGAGGTTGAGATGTTTGATGAATATCGCATCAAAGGATTTGGGGATACATCTACCAACGTGCCAGGCCTCTTCGCATGTGGTGACATCATACATCATCAAGCAAAAGCGCATCTCATTGCAAGTGCATTTAATGATGCAGCGACTGCGGCCAATTTAGCTAAAACCTATATTGAACCAGAAGCAGATAAAGAAGGATTTGTTTCCAGCCATAACACCATTTTCAAAGCAGCTAATCAAGCAGTGATGCACAAATACTTGTAA
- a CDS encoding response regulator transcription factor: MKGFHILIVEDDSIIAKNLKKLFEQNNVKVSLDYNGDRVMHYLNEVHLIIMDVMLPGMDGIHLTDLIRQTTDIPILYLTARNDISAKLEGLRNGDDYLTKPFDPRELFLRVENLIDKYYSDKKMTIGELTIDIRARTVMIDNAYVNFTKTENVIFFYFVSNINVNLTKAQIINFVWQAESVYENTLNVYIKKIRSKINDRDATVIETVYGVGYRLNSR; this comes from the coding sequence ATGAAGGGTTTCCATATTTTAATAGTTGAAGACGACAGTATCATTGCTAAAAATTTAAAAAAGTTATTTGAACAAAATAATGTCAAAGTATCTCTAGATTATAATGGAGATCGGGTTATGCATTACTTAAATGAAGTGCATTTAATTATTATGGATGTCATGTTACCGGGTATGGATGGTATTCATTTGACGGATTTGATTAGACAAACGACAGATATACCTATACTTTATTTAACAGCACGAAATGACATAAGTGCTAAATTAGAAGGTTTGAGAAATGGAGATGACTATCTAACGAAACCTTTTGATCCTAGAGAGTTATTTTTGAGAGTAGAGAATTTAATTGATAAATACTACAGCGATAAAAAAATGACAATAGGCGAACTTACTATTGATATAAGAGCACGTACTGTAATGATTGATAATGCATATGTCAATTTCACGAAAACGGAAAATGTGATTTTCTTTTATTTTGTATCGAATATTAACGTTAATTTGACTAAAGCTCAAATTATCAATTTTGTATGGCAAGCGGAATCGGTATATGAGAATACACTGAATGTTTACATTAAAAAAATTAGATCTAAAATTAATGACCGTGATGCAACGGTTATTGAAACAGTATACGGTGTTGGATATCGTCTAAATAGTAGGTGA
- a CDS encoding sensor histidine kinase: protein MKLKEKYLKLMMLGLFLIPIVFLVVNYFMYALVLMSEYVFDIEVRNPFNGTILTLITYSLFFLVLILLVMVGTKYITNIVNRLDKMKRIIETIAFDDELPQKIEVKSGKRDEIDELGLSVNILIDRLLYKELELNKRIRIEQQYMNQMSHDINTPLTALRLELFHLAHEYHIKAEDINVSYERIEYISKLIRNISIDQKEKIQYFYTFNNEVDIQSLCASIISKWQYLFKRQGIEVTYKVLNEQVIWLGEALWYERLFENIISNIYKHSNAKNVYLTLSSSQISFSDDGVGFNPREYQESNGLNIIRNIAERFHLNVEFQSNHHGTTVVLKANQSK from the coding sequence ATGAAATTAAAAGAAAAATATTTAAAATTAATGATGCTAGGTTTATTTTTAATACCAATTGTATTTCTAGTAGTCAATTATTTTATGTACGCTTTAGTATTGATGTCAGAGTATGTATTTGATATTGAAGTTAGAAATCCATTTAATGGGACGATATTAACGCTTATTACGTATAGTCTCTTTTTTTTAGTATTAATACTGTTAGTTATGGTCGGGACTAAATATATTACTAATATTGTTAACCGATTAGATAAAATGAAAAGAATAATAGAAACGATTGCTTTTGATGATGAATTACCTCAAAAAATAGAGGTAAAAAGCGGAAAAAGAGATGAAATCGATGAACTAGGCCTATCTGTTAACATTCTAATAGATAGGCTTCTTTACAAAGAGCTTGAGCTTAATAAGCGCATCCGAATAGAACAACAATATATGAATCAAATGTCTCATGACATAAACACCCCGCTAACGGCGTTACGTTTGGAGCTTTTCCATTTAGCTCATGAATATCATATAAAAGCTGAAGATATTAACGTTTCTTATGAAAGAATTGAATATATATCAAAATTAATACGAAATATTTCAATTGATCAAAAAGAGAAGATTCAATACTTTTATACATTTAATAATGAAGTCGATATTCAATCTCTTTGCGCAAGTATTATCAGCAAGTGGCAATATTTATTCAAAAGACAAGGCATAGAAGTCACATATAAGGTGCTTAATGAACAAGTGATATGGTTGGGTGAGGCGTTATGGTATGAGCGGTTGTTCGAAAATATAATTTCAAACATTTATAAGCATTCAAATGCAAAAAATGTGTATCTCACACTGAGTTCCTCACAAATTTCATTTTCTGATGATGGCGTAGGCTTTAATCCTCGTGAATATCAAGAAAGTAACGGATTAAATATTATTCGAAATATTGCCGAAAGATTTCACTTGAATGTAGAATTTCAATCTAATCATCATGGTACTACTGTTGTTTTAAAGGCAAATCAATCAAAATAA
- a CDS encoding ABC transporter ATP-binding protein, giving the protein MITLKNLNKVYDDNHYAVKDLNLDIEDQEFVVFVGPSGCGKSTTLRMIAGLEEISQGEIYVDGQLLNQVPPKDRGIAMVFQNYALYPHMSVYKNLAFGLKMRGIHRKHYHKRILDAAKTLEISHLLDRKPKALSGGQRQRVALGRAIVREAKIFLMDEPLSNLDAKLRTHMRTEIIKLHKAMGATTIYVTHDQTEAMTMATKIVLLKDGVIQQVGTPEDIYHHPVNQFVATFIGTPTMNMIPISKVNHDWQFRGQTVMCPNTLPTSYTDLNIGVRAEHLQYATEMDALQSCAIRLQDWQVTLVELIGATKLIHCQHEDVQVVVSTENASTIQSGQRIHLGINWEVCHFFNSDTGEVVSAQHASPSKVINI; this is encoded by the coding sequence ATGATTACGCTCAAGAATTTGAACAAAGTGTATGACGATAATCACTATGCGGTTAAGGATTTGAATTTGGATATTGAGGATCAAGAGTTTGTCGTATTTGTAGGGCCATCTGGTTGTGGCAAGTCTACAACGTTACGCATGATTGCGGGTTTGGAAGAAATCAGTCAGGGTGAAATCTATGTAGACGGTCAATTGTTAAACCAAGTCCCGCCTAAAGATCGTGGCATTGCGATGGTATTTCAAAATTATGCGCTATATCCTCATATGTCTGTCTACAAAAATTTAGCCTTTGGGTTAAAAATGCGTGGTATACATCGAAAACACTATCATAAACGTATTTTAGATGCAGCTAAGACGTTAGAGATTAGTCACTTGCTAGATAGAAAACCGAAAGCTTTATCAGGAGGGCAGCGTCAACGTGTTGCGCTTGGTCGAGCGATTGTACGTGAGGCTAAGATTTTTTTGATGGATGAACCCCTATCGAACTTAGATGCAAAATTAAGAACACATATGCGTACGGAGATTATTAAATTACATAAAGCTATGGGAGCTACAACTATTTATGTGACACATGACCAAACGGAAGCTATGACGATGGCTACAAAGATTGTATTACTTAAAGATGGTGTGATTCAACAAGTTGGAACACCTGAGGATATTTATCATCATCCAGTGAATCAGTTTGTAGCGACATTTATCGGAACGCCGACGATGAATATGATCCCTATCTCTAAAGTGAATCACGACTGGCAATTTAGAGGTCAAACTGTTATGTGTCCAAATACTTTGCCAACATCATATACTGATTTAAATATAGGGGTTCGTGCTGAGCATCTTCAATATGCAACCGAGATGGATGCATTGCAATCTTGTGCAATTCGTTTACAAGATTGGCAAGTGACATTAGTGGAACTCATCGGTGCGACGAAATTGATTCATTGTCAGCATGAGGATGTTCAAGTCGTGGTGTCTACAGAGAATGCGTCAACAATCCAAAGCGGACAGCGGATTCATTTGGGGATTAATTGGGAAGTGTGTCATTTTTTTAATAGTGACACAGGAGAGGTTGTATCGGCGCAACATGCATCTCCCTCAAAAGTGATCAATATTTAA
- a CDS encoding ABC transporter permease produces the protein MTKVKHTPQKVRSQTTLLRRIWQHKILYLMLCPCILFFIIFNYIPMTGLVLAFKAFRFDTTIFGGQWEGLKYFRRFFSDTRSTQILINTLVISGMKLVLALPFPIAMAIMFNEISHTKLGRFRGVFQGVMYIPHFLSWVVVVGIFQKLLAPDNGLINQLIQQFGGTGSTYFMMNPEYFHTIMFSSYLWKNVGWDSIIYFAAIMGINPEIYEAAKIDGANRWQQIVHITLPMLMPTIMILFILSLGDILKAGFDQIYLLKTPGNAEYAEILDTFVIRTGIQQGDFSYAIAIGLLQGVIGLLLVVLVNRLADKKFNTSLY, from the coding sequence ATGACAAAGGTCAAACATACGCCTCAAAAGGTGCGAAGTCAAACGACATTGTTACGTAGGATATGGCAACATAAAATACTTTATTTGATGTTATGCCCTTGCATACTTTTCTTCATTATTTTTAATTACATCCCCATGACAGGGCTTGTTCTGGCATTTAAGGCATTTCGTTTTGATACAACGATATTCGGAGGTCAGTGGGAAGGCCTGAAATACTTTAGGCGTTTTTTCTCTGATACGCGGAGTACGCAAATTCTTATTAATACACTAGTCATTAGCGGGATGAAATTAGTATTGGCGCTCCCATTTCCAATCGCGATGGCCATTATGTTTAATGAGATATCGCATACCAAGTTAGGACGTTTTCGAGGGGTATTTCAAGGTGTGATGTATATTCCTCATTTTTTATCATGGGTTGTAGTTGTAGGAATTTTTCAAAAGTTGTTAGCACCTGATAATGGTCTTATTAATCAGCTGATTCAGCAATTTGGAGGTACGGGGTCAACCTACTTTATGATGAATCCAGAATATTTTCATACGATTATGTTTTCGAGTTATTTATGGAAAAATGTGGGTTGGGATTCGATTATATATTTTGCGGCGATCATGGGGATTAACCCTGAAATATATGAAGCTGCCAAAATAGATGGCGCAAATCGTTGGCAACAAATTGTGCATATTACACTCCCTATGTTAATGCCGACGATTATGATTTTATTCATTTTATCTTTAGGAGATATTTTAAAGGCGGGATTCGATCAAATCTATTTATTGAAAACACCAGGAAATGCGGAATATGCGGAGATTTTAGATACATTCGTTATTCGTACAGGCATTCAGCAAGGTGACTTTAGTTACGCCATTGCGATTGGTTTATTACAAGGTGTGATTGGATTGTTATTGGTAGTTCTTGTCAATCGCTTAGCAGATAAAAAGTTCAATACATCACTATATTAA